A single region of the Sphingomonas crocodyli genome encodes:
- the ybaL gene encoding YbaL family putative K(+) efflux transporter, producing the protein MPHHTPLVATIVAGLVVAFIFGALAHRMRISPIAGYLLAGVAVGPFTPGFVAHSGLANELAEIGVILLMFGVGLHFSLRDLLSVKKIAVPGAIGQIAAATLMGMGLGWLFGWTPVAGFVFGLALSVASTVVLLRAMQSLDLVDTERGRIAVGWLIVEDLVMVLALVLLPVLARSTSGEGASGTTEIAMALGGTLLKVGGFLALILIVGRRFIPSTLHWVAHSGSRELFRLAVLAIALGVAFGAAVVFGVSFALGAFFAGMILGETELSRRATEETLPLRDAFAVLFFVSVGMLFNPSIVVEQPLGVLATVGIIVVGKSIAAYAIVRAFGHSSHKAITIAASLAQIGEFSFILITLGANLEILPADARDMVLAGAMISIFLNPIIFSFVPRREAEDAEPEAETEQKPARKGHWILVGYGRVGRQLASDISEKARSFVIIEGEKDMAERARKSGYEVVTGNAVEQKTLRAAGADHASVILIAIPEGFEAGAVLEQARAICPNIRVIARSHSDAEYEHLEKLGADCVISGEREIARRMAELCVG; encoded by the coding sequence ATGCCGCATCATACCCCATTGGTCGCGACGATCGTCGCCGGCCTTGTCGTCGCCTTCATCTTCGGCGCGCTCGCGCACCGGATGCGCATATCGCCGATCGCGGGCTATCTGCTCGCCGGCGTCGCGGTGGGCCCCTTCACCCCCGGCTTCGTCGCCCATTCGGGCCTGGCCAACGAACTGGCCGAAATCGGCGTGATCCTGCTGATGTTCGGCGTCGGCCTCCACTTCTCGCTGCGCGACCTGCTGTCGGTGAAAAAGATCGCGGTGCCCGGCGCGATCGGGCAGATCGCGGCGGCGACATTGATGGGCATGGGGCTCGGCTGGCTGTTCGGCTGGACTCCCGTCGCGGGCTTCGTCTTCGGCCTGGCGCTGTCGGTCGCGAGTACCGTGGTGCTGCTGCGCGCGATGCAGTCGCTCGATCTGGTCGATACCGAACGCGGGCGGATCGCGGTCGGCTGGTTGATCGTCGAGGATCTGGTGATGGTGCTGGCGCTCGTCCTGCTGCCGGTCCTCGCCCGTTCCACCAGCGGCGAAGGCGCGAGCGGGACGACCGAAATCGCGATGGCGCTGGGCGGCACGCTGCTGAAGGTCGGCGGGTTCCTGGCGCTGATCCTGATCGTCGGGCGGCGCTTCATCCCCTCGACGCTCCACTGGGTCGCGCATAGCGGATCGCGCGAGCTGTTCCGCCTCGCCGTCCTCGCCATCGCACTGGGCGTCGCTTTCGGCGCGGCCGTGGTGTTCGGGGTCAGCTTCGCACTGGGCGCCTTCTTCGCGGGCATGATCCTGGGCGAAACCGAACTGAGCCGCCGCGCGACCGAAGAGACGCTGCCGCTGCGCGACGCCTTCGCGGTGTTGTTCTTCGTGTCGGTGGGCATGTTGTTCAATCCCAGCATCGTCGTCGAACAGCCGCTGGGCGTGCTGGCGACGGTGGGGATCATCGTGGTCGGCAAATCGATCGCGGCCTATGCGATCGTCCGCGCCTTCGGCCATTCGAGCCACAAGGCGATCACGATCGCGGCCAGCCTTGCGCAGATCGGCGAATTCTCGTTCATCCTGATCACGCTGGGCGCCAATCTGGAAATCTTGCCGGCAGACGCTCGCGACATGGTGCTGGCGGGCGCGATGATCTCAATCTTCCTCAACCCGATCATCTTCTCCTTCGTGCCCCGGCGCGAGGCCGAGGATGCCGAGCCGGAGGCGGAGACCGAGCAGAAGCCGGCGCGCAAGGGGCATTGGATCCTGGTCGGTTACGGCCGTGTCGGCCGCCAGCTGGCCAGCGACATCAGCGAGAAGGCGCGGTCCTTCGTCATCATCGAAGGCGAAAAGGACATGGCCGAGCGCGCCCGCAAATCGGGTTACGAGGTCGTGACCGGCAACGCCGTCGAACAGAAGACGTTGCGCGCGGCAGGCGCGGACCATGCCAGCGTGATCCTGATCGCGATCCCCGAAGGATTCGAGGCGGGCGCGGTGCTGGAACAGGCGCGTGCGATCTGCCCCAACATCCGCGTCATCGCCCGATCGCATTCGGATGCCGAATATGAGCATCTGGAGAAACTGGGCGCCGACTGCGTGATCTCCGGCGAACGCGAAATCGCGCGACGCATGGCGGAGTTGTGTGTGGGGTGA
- the thrC gene encoding threonine synthase yields the protein MQYVSTRGAAPRMGFEDVTLAGLASDGGLYVPESWPGFSRDEIAALKGLSYVDTAVAVMRPFVAGALTDEELKGLCETAYGRFSHAAVVPLKQLDHRQWVMELFHGPTLAFKDVALQLLGLLFERFLRDRDTHLTIVGATSGDTGSAAIDAVAGRAKIDIFMLHPKGRVSEVQRRQMTTVLAPNVHNIAIEGSFDDAQALVKAMFAHQSFATRYNIAAVNSINWARLMAQVVYYFYSAVRLGAPDRPVAFSVPTGNFGDVFAGYVASKMGLPVAKLIVATNVNDILHRALSAGDYSVGTVTPTAAPSMDIQVSSNFERLLFDMHGRDGAALAASMRGFEETKKLAIPAAMRGEVEGLFASTRVDADRMALAMRWGQDKAGELLDPHTAIGFAAAQDADLPADVPVVTLATAHPAKFGDAVERATGVRPTLPGRVGNLFEREERYATLPATMEAIEGFVADQVGADA from the coding sequence ATGCAGTATGTCAGCACGCGCGGGGCCGCACCCCGGATGGGATTCGAGGATGTCACGCTTGCGGGGCTCGCCAGCGACGGGGGGCTTTATGTCCCCGAAAGCTGGCCGGGATTTTCGCGCGATGAGATCGCGGCGCTCAAGGGCTTGTCCTATGTCGATACGGCGGTCGCGGTCATGCGTCCCTTCGTCGCGGGCGCGCTGACCGACGAGGAACTCAAGGGCCTGTGCGAGACGGCCTATGGCCGCTTCAGCCACGCTGCGGTCGTGCCGCTCAAGCAGCTCGATCATCGCCAGTGGGTGATGGAGCTGTTCCACGGCCCGACGCTCGCGTTCAAGGATGTCGCGCTCCAGCTACTCGGCCTGCTGTTCGAACGCTTCCTGCGCGATCGCGATACGCATCTGACGATCGTGGGCGCGACCAGCGGCGACACCGGCTCGGCCGCGATCGATGCGGTGGCGGGCCGTGCGAAGATCGACATCTTCATGCTCCACCCCAAGGGCCGCGTGTCCGAGGTGCAGCGTCGGCAGATGACGACGGTGCTCGCCCCCAACGTCCACAATATCGCGATCGAAGGCAGCTTCGACGATGCTCAGGCGTTGGTGAAGGCTATGTTCGCGCATCAGAGCTTCGCCACACGCTACAACATCGCCGCGGTCAATTCGATCAACTGGGCGCGGTTGATGGCGCAGGTCGTCTATTATTTCTATTCGGCCGTGCGCCTTGGCGCGCCCGATCGCCCCGTCGCCTTCTCGGTGCCCACCGGCAATTTCGGCGATGTGTTCGCGGGCTATGTCGCGTCGAAGATGGGGCTTCCGGTCGCCAAGCTGATCGTCGCCACCAACGTCAACGACATCCTCCACCGCGCGCTTTCTGCCGGTGATTATTCGGTCGGCACGGTCACGCCCACGGCGGCGCCATCGATGGATATTCAGGTCAGTTCGAACTTCGAACGCCTGTTGTTCGACATGCATGGCCGCGATGGCGCGGCGCTCGCCGCGTCGATGCGCGGATTCGAGGAGACGAAGAAGCTCGCCATCCCCGCCGCGATGCGCGGTGAGGTCGAAGGGCTGTTCGCCAGCACCCGCGTCGACGCCGATCGCATGGCGCTGGCGATGCGCTGGGGGCAGGACAAGGCGGGCGAACTGCTCGATCCGCACACCGCGATCGGCTTCGCTGCCGCGCAGGATGCCGATCTGCCGGCCGACGTTCCCGTCGTGACGCTGGCGACCGCGCACCCGGCCAAGTTCGGCGACGCCGTCGAGCGCGCGACCGGCGTGCGCCCGACGCTGCCCGGCCGTGTCGGCAACCTGTTCGAGCGCGAGGAGCGTTACGCGACCTTGCCCGCGACGATGGAAGCGATCGAAGGCTTCGTCGCCGACCAAGTCGGGGCTGACGCTTAA
- a CDS encoding M16 family metallopeptidase: MSAPLIHRLPNGFTVAADPMAGVETVAIGLHVDCGARHEEARTNGLAHLFEHMVFKGAGGRNAREISEAIENVGGYLNAYTSRDQTVFQARLLADDTPLGVGLIADLIRKPHFEPSDLVREKDVVLQELGEARDQPDDIINDHFHSTAWPKQAFGRPVLGDEETIAAIGRDDLFGWTERHYRPDAMVLAAAGKVDFDALVALAETRFGDMEQAPRPVADVAVYEGGNFVERRRLESAHILFGHEGLSYLDPDYYALMLFSQAAGEGSSSRLFQAVREERGLAYSVGSSVSAWRDTGMMTVYLATARAEAAGAVNLSRSILHDTAATLSDVELARAKAQIKATILMALESVQGRADRLGFQTLVHGKPLDLSTIVARIDACQVDQVRAVGTRILTGRETLATVGPALKAAA; encoded by the coding sequence ATGTCGGCTCCTTTGATCCATCGCCTGCCCAACGGCTTCACCGTCGCCGCCGATCCGATGGCGGGGGTGGAGACGGTCGCCATCGGCCTGCACGTCGATTGCGGCGCGCGGCATGAGGAGGCGCGCACCAATGGCCTCGCGCACCTGTTCGAACATATGGTGTTCAAGGGTGCGGGCGGCCGTAACGCGCGCGAGATCAGCGAAGCGATCGAAAATGTCGGCGGCTATCTGAACGCCTATACCTCGCGCGATCAGACGGTGTTTCAGGCGCGGCTGCTGGCCGATGATACGCCTTTGGGCGTCGGCCTGATCGCCGATCTGATCCGCAAGCCGCATTTCGAACCGAGCGACCTCGTCCGCGAAAAGGATGTGGTGCTGCAGGAACTGGGCGAGGCGCGCGACCAGCCCGACGATATCATCAACGATCATTTCCACTCGACCGCCTGGCCAAAGCAGGCCTTCGGCCGCCCGGTGCTGGGCGACGAGGAAACGATCGCGGCGATTGGCCGCGACGATCTGTTCGGCTGGACCGAACGGCATTACCGGCCCGACGCGATGGTGCTGGCGGCGGCGGGCAAGGTCGATTTCGACGCGCTCGTGGCGCTCGCCGAAACCCGCTTCGGCGACATGGAGCAGGCACCCCGCCCGGTGGCCGACGTGGCCGTCTATGAAGGCGGCAACTTCGTCGAGCGGCGCCGGCTGGAATCGGCGCACATCCTGTTCGGGCATGAAGGCCTGTCCTATCTCGATCCCGATTATTACGCGCTGATGCTGTTCAGCCAGGCGGCAGGCGAGGGTTCTTCCTCGCGGCTGTTCCAGGCGGTGCGTGAGGAGCGTGGCCTCGCTTATTCGGTCGGCAGTTCGGTTTCGGCGTGGCGCGATACCGGGATGATGACCGTCTATCTTGCGACCGCGCGGGCCGAGGCGGCGGGTGCGGTGAACCTGTCACGATCGATCCTGCACGATACGGCCGCGACCCTGAGCGACGTCGAACTCGCGCGCGCCAAGGCGCAGATCAAGGCGACGATCCTGATGGCGCTGGAATCGGTACAAGGCCGCGCCGACCGGCTGGGTTTCCAGACGCTGGTTCACGGCAAGCCGCTCGATCTCTCCACCATCGTCGCGCGGATCGATGCCTGCCAGGTCGATCAGGTCCGCGCCGTCGGCACCCGCATCCTCACCGGGCGCGAGACGCTGGCGACGGTCGGCCCCGCGCTGAAGGCGGCGGCGTGA
- a CDS encoding class I SAM-dependent methyltransferase produces MELKTLITEPWDDYGLIDSGHGRKLERFGRFRFIRPEPQAMWAPATSDWQADGDFIAASDEDGGGKWHLSRDVPRGGWHLKWEEVRFLAQNTPFRHLAFFPDMMPQWGWARERTQEGSEMLNLFGYTGVGTLALAGKGARVTHVDASKKSVEAGKANAFLSDMSDRPIRWMVDDAVKFAAREVRRARRYDGIILDPPKFGRGPDGEVWRLEEHLPGLIQHCRNVLDRNSRFLVLTVYAVRMSALAIGALLEQMLGDLGGRIEVGEMAVREEARGLLLPTAIFARWVND; encoded by the coding sequence ATGGAACTGAAGACCCTCATCACCGAACCCTGGGACGATTACGGCCTGATCGACAGCGGGCATGGGCGCAAGCTGGAGCGGTTCGGCCGCTTTCGCTTCATCCGCCCCGAACCGCAGGCGATGTGGGCGCCCGCCACGTCCGACTGGCAGGCCGATGGCGACTTCATCGCCGCGTCCGATGAGGATGGCGGCGGCAAGTGGCATCTCTCGCGCGATGTGCCGCGCGGCGGCTGGCATCTGAAGTGGGAGGAGGTTCGCTTCCTCGCGCAGAACACGCCCTTCCGTCATCTCGCCTTCTTCCCCGACATGATGCCCCAATGGGGATGGGCGCGCGAACGCACGCAGGAGGGCAGCGAGATGCTCAACCTGTTCGGCTATACCGGCGTCGGCACGCTGGCGCTGGCGGGCAAGGGCGCGCGCGTCACGCATGTCGATGCGTCCAAGAAATCGGTCGAGGCGGGCAAGGCCAATGCCTTCCTGTCCGACATGTCCGATCGCCCGATCCGCTGGATGGTCGACGACGCGGTGAAGTTCGCCGCCCGCGAAGTGCGCCGGGCGCGTCGCTATGACGGCATCATCCTCGATCCGCCCAAATTCGGGCGCGGGCCGGATGGGGAAGTCTGGCGGCTGGAGGAACATCTTCCCGGCCTGATCCAGCATTGCCGCAACGTGCTGGATCGCAATTCGCGTTTCCTGGTCCTCACCGTCTATGCGGTGCGCATGTCGGCGCTGGCGATCGGGGCGCTACTCGAACAGATGCTCGGCGACCTCGGTGGTCGCATCGAAGTCGGCGAAATGGCGGTGCGAGAGGAAGCCCGCGGCCTCCTGCTCCCCACCGCTATCTTCGCGCGCTGGGTGAACGACTGA
- a CDS encoding Rieske 2Fe-2S domain-containing protein: protein MNEMSPIELPPIPMSHRDQTVGFGKGWYCVAESAEISADTLLPVSYFDRELIVFRDKNGDAKVADAYCPHLGAHLASADGCIDAGEIVCPFHKWRFDATSGKCNSIPYTKFVPPQAKLSFYPTMEMNGMVLMWWHNAGAAPEAKPYNVIEAHSDKVWLPAFERSFETTVPLRDLHENIFDTAHIQQLHRSNGMPEIADVVRHDFGLEVNFEAMPDGERTAIHFMQFNFSGMSMVSHVVLGTGYGFCQNNTITPIDRERSLMRIRMFMLDTGSPEMNEQIGKAFAARVMTEIDQDMKVLNFKKHLERPLICAGDGPIMKWREYAEELLAA from the coding sequence ATGAACGAGATGAGCCCCATTGAATTGCCGCCGATCCCGATGTCGCATCGCGACCAGACCGTCGGCTTCGGCAAAGGCTGGTATTGCGTCGCCGAAAGCGCCGAGATCAGCGCCGACACCTTGCTGCCCGTATCCTATTTCGACCGCGAGCTGATCGTGTTCCGCGACAAGAATGGCGATGCGAAGGTGGCCGACGCCTATTGCCCGCATCTGGGCGCGCATCTGGCGAGCGCGGACGGCTGCATCGATGCGGGCGAGATCGTCTGCCCGTTCCACAAGTGGCGCTTCGACGCGACGAGCGGCAAGTGCAACTCGATCCCCTATACCAAGTTCGTTCCCCCGCAGGCGAAGCTGAGCTTCTACCCGACGATGGAGATGAACGGCATGGTGCTGATGTGGTGGCACAATGCCGGCGCGGCGCCCGAGGCCAAGCCGTACAACGTGATCGAGGCGCATTCGGACAAGGTGTGGCTGCCCGCGTTCGAGCGCAGCTTCGAAACCACCGTGCCGCTGCGTGACCTGCATGAAAACATCTTCGACACTGCGCATATCCAGCAGCTTCACCGCAGCAACGGCATGCCCGAGATCGCCGACGTCGTGCGCCACGATTTCGGCCTCGAGGTCAATTTCGAAGCGATGCCCGATGGCGAGCGCACCGCGATCCACTTCATGCAGTTCAACTTCAGCGGGATGAGCATGGTCAGCCATGTCGTGCTCGGCACCGGCTATGGCTTTTGCCAGAACAACACGATCACCCCGATCGACCGCGAACGCAGCCTGATGCGGATCCGCATGTTCATGCTCGACACCGGTTCGCCCGAAATGAACGAGCAGATCGGCAAGGCCTTCGCCGCGCGCGTGATGACCGAGATCGATCAGGACATGAAGGTGCTGAACTTCAAGAAGCACCTCGAACGCCCGCTGATCTGCGCCGGCGACGGCCCGATCATGAAGTGGCGCGAATATGCCGAGGAATTGCTGGCGGCGTAA
- a CDS encoding TonB-dependent receptor, protein MMRRFKPQLFLALGAITAAASPAAAQTAVNAYPASFFTPFSPANALEIVRRVPGFVIEKVDEDIRGFSQAAGNVVINGQRPISKSDSIEVILSRIPANRVVRVEVGSGERFGSEYTAKAQVLNLVLSDAGGIAGTAEGTIRRDFRGRLTPEASLAGLLRRGKSTFNLSAQLTNGVYTEEGFDRITTLPAGTLREFRDKVNTQTEPTYALSGSWAYDGGTNRTAHLNARIAQANFKLDQRNNVFPATGPARNDALTQRFDVRRIEIGGDVTRPLAGGGIKLVGLATRRDRDLADTIFLRANGASLGGNQQTTDDVSEETLARLSWNRANLLGWSVEIGGEAALNKLDSDVGLFDVTPGGTRNRIDLPIDQAVVKEKRGELFINAGRPITKTLRADLGFTYEASRLTVSGDAQAERTLRFPKPKVTIDWRPRGGWHAQLSVSRTVAQLQFEDFISSATLAAEQINGGNANLVPQRAWEVLATIERPILGDGLIKIELGHDKVQKVQDRVPTPEGFDAPGNLGNGDKWIARAKVDAPLKNFGIKGGRLTLYGSYVGTSVVDPYTLEKRPFSNFDAFYFEINFRQDLGKFAWGVDAEGNTHSTTFRRNERDRFSRRNPDTSVFVEYRPTGRTTLNLTLNNITQAPSYRRRTFFFPDRTNPDPGQLEIRQRNRHILPTLKIKHSFG, encoded by the coding sequence ATGATGCGTCGTTTCAAGCCGCAGCTTTTCCTGGCTTTAGGCGCGATTACGGCCGCCGCATCGCCCGCCGCCGCGCAGACGGCGGTGAATGCTTATCCGGCCAGCTTCTTTACCCCCTTTTCCCCCGCCAACGCGCTGGAGATCGTACGGCGCGTGCCCGGCTTCGTGATCGAGAAGGTCGACGAGGATATTCGCGGCTTCAGCCAGGCGGCGGGCAATGTCGTGATCAACGGGCAGCGACCGATCTCGAAATCGGACAGTATCGAGGTGATCCTGTCACGCATCCCCGCCAACCGCGTCGTGCGGGTCGAGGTGGGATCGGGCGAACGCTTCGGATCCGAATATACCGCCAAGGCGCAGGTGCTGAACCTGGTGCTGAGCGATGCGGGCGGGATCGCGGGCACGGCGGAGGGCACGATCCGGCGCGACTTTCGTGGGCGGCTGACGCCCGAGGCGAGCCTGGCCGGGCTGCTGCGACGGGGCAAATCGACCTTCAACTTGTCCGCGCAGCTGACCAACGGCGTCTATACCGAGGAGGGGTTCGACCGGATCACCACCCTGCCCGCCGGCACGCTGCGCGAGTTTCGCGACAAGGTGAACACGCAGACCGAGCCGACCTATGCGCTGTCGGGCAGCTGGGCCTATGATGGCGGTACCAACCGCACCGCGCATCTGAACGCACGGATCGCGCAGGCGAACTTCAAGCTCGATCAGCGCAACAACGTTTTCCCCGCCACCGGCCCGGCCCGCAACGACGCGCTGACCCAGCGTTTCGACGTGCGGCGGATCGAGATTGGCGGCGATGTGACGCGGCCGCTGGCGGGCGGCGGGATCAAGCTGGTGGGTCTCGCCACACGGCGCGACCGCGATCTGGCCGACACCATCTTCCTGCGCGCGAACGGCGCGTCGCTGGGCGGCAACCAGCAGACGACCGACGATGTGAGCGAGGAGACGCTGGCGCGGCTTTCGTGGAACCGTGCGAACCTGCTCGGCTGGTCGGTCGAGATCGGGGGCGAGGCCGCGCTCAACAAGCTGGACAGCGATGTCGGCCTGTTCGACGTGACGCCCGGCGGCACGCGCAACCGCATCGACCTGCCGATCGATCAGGCGGTGGTGAAGGAGAAGCGCGGCGAATTGTTCATCAATGCGGGACGCCCGATCACGAAGACACTGCGCGCCGATTTGGGCTTCACCTACGAAGCGTCGCGCCTGACGGTGAGCGGCGATGCGCAGGCCGAACGGACTTTGCGTTTCCCCAAGCCCAAGGTAACGATCGACTGGCGCCCGCGCGGCGGATGGCACGCGCAGCTTTCGGTGTCGCGCACAGTCGCGCAGCTTCAGTTCGAAGATTTCATCAGCAGCGCGACCCTGGCCGCCGAACAGATCAACGGCGGCAACGCCAATCTGGTGCCCCAGCGCGCGTGGGAGGTGCTGGCGACGATCGAGCGGCCGATCCTGGGCGATGGCCTGATCAAGATCGAGCTGGGCCATGACAAGGTGCAGAAGGTGCAGGATCGCGTGCCGACACCCGAAGGATTCGACGCGCCCGGCAATCTGGGCAATGGCGACAAGTGGATCGCGCGCGCGAAGGTCGATGCGCCACTCAAGAACTTCGGGATCAAGGGCGGGCGGCTGACGCTCTACGGATCCTATGTCGGAACGTCGGTGGTCGATCCCTATACGTTGGAGAAAAGGCCATTCTCCAATTTCGATGCCTTCTATTTCGAGATCAATTTCCGGCAGGATCTGGGCAAGTTTGCCTGGGGCGTGGATGCGGAGGGCAACACCCATTCGACCACGTTCCGCCGCAACGAACGCGACCGTTTCTCGCGCCGCAATCCCGATACCAGCGTCTTCGTGGAATATCGGCCGACCGGGCGCACCACGCTGAACCTGACGCTGAACAACATCACGCAGGCGCCATCCTATCGCCGGCGCACCTTCTTCTTCCCCGATCGCACCAACCCCGATCCGGGCCAGTTGGAGATCCGCCAGCGCAACCGCCACATATTGCCGACGCTGAAGATCAAGCACAGTTTCGGATAA
- a CDS encoding endonuclease/exonuclease/phosphatase family protein yields the protein MKAGLLAALAMVGAIWSSPISPGVQRLGEKAIAPELHHRADEISVLTYNVEALPWPIKSGRGEDLARIAERLRMLRQAGVAPHIVVLQEAFTEDARAIGRLAGYRYQAFGPAAEASRTDMPLPADFVAKRSWYLGERSAPVLSSGLAIFSDFPILATRSAAFAACAGLDCGANKGVLVATVKAPGMAEPIEIATTHLNCRKSSMTSPQRNLTAYRAQLDAVDRLIGGTKHVRLFAGDFNVHSIGRLEALQAHGRRWNMAPATAMGVVRKPAMFCGQGRGECGLDLPIASNLPLAHATDWQFFAGTDATAIRPVRRLPLFGREADGTMLSDHIGYSVVYRVSERS from the coding sequence ATGAAGGCAGGCTTGCTGGCGGCGCTGGCGATGGTCGGCGCGATCTGGTCGTCACCGATCAGCCCCGGCGTGCAGCGGCTGGGCGAAAAGGCCATCGCGCCCGAACTCCACCATCGCGCCGATGAGATCAGCGTCCTCACCTACAATGTCGAGGCGCTGCCCTGGCCGATCAAGTCGGGCCGTGGCGAGGATCTCGCCCGCATCGCCGAACGGCTGCGCATGCTGCGGCAGGCGGGCGTCGCGCCGCATATCGTGGTGCTGCAGGAAGCCTTTACGGAGGATGCGCGCGCGATCGGGCGGCTGGCCGGCTATCGCTATCAGGCATTCGGTCCGGCGGCGGAAGCGTCGCGCACCGACATGCCGTTGCCGGCCGATTTCGTCGCGAAGCGCAGCTGGTATCTGGGCGAGCGCAGCGCGCCCGTCCTGTCGAGCGGCCTCGCCATCTTCTCCGACTTTCCGATCCTCGCCACCCGATCGGCCGCGTTCGCCGCCTGCGCGGGGCTCGATTGCGGCGCGAACAAGGGCGTGCTGGTCGCGACGGTCAAGGCGCCCGGCATGGCCGAACCGATCGAGATCGCGACCACCCATCTCAACTGCCGCAAAAGCTCGATGACGTCGCCGCAGCGCAACCTCACCGCCTATCGCGCGCAACTCGATGCTGTCGATCGGCTGATTGGCGGCACGAAACACGTCCGCCTGTTCGCGGGCGACTTCAACGTCCATTCTATCGGCCGGCTGGAGGCGCTTCAGGCGCATGGCCGCCGCTGGAACATGGCGCCTGCGACCGCGATGGGCGTGGTGCGCAAACCTGCGATGTTCTGCGGGCAGGGCAGGGGCGAATGCGGCCTCGATCTGCCGATCGCGTCGAACCTGCCGCTCGCCCACGCGACCGACTGGCAATTCTTCGCCGGGACCGACGCCACCGCCATCCGCCCCGTCCGCCGCCTGCCCCTGTTCGGGCGCGAGGCGGACGGAACGATGCTGTCCGATCATATAGGCTACAGCGTCGTCTATCGGGTTAGTGAGCGGAGTTAG
- a CDS encoding class I SAM-dependent methyltransferase, which produces MNANAQQVIDWNGDSGASWVAYQEQLDRMLEPYGAAAFAKAAIRCGDHVLDIGCGAGESTLAIAWETGPTGRALGIDISEPLIRRARERVWDTMSQAEFRIADASNAPLPVAGFDCLFSRFGVMFFDDPVAAFTHLRTTLKPGGRIVFACWRGAAENDWATLPLQAIEGIVPPPAKPSPAAPGPFSFGDPDRVRDILAKAGFGGIDIEPVDHPVVFGEGATGAAAVDDALDRAFAVGPLRRALAGQPDLVVVKAAAAVHAAFTRKLVDNRVLIDGAGWIVSARNRAH; this is translated from the coding sequence ATGAACGCGAACGCGCAGCAGGTGATCGACTGGAACGGCGATAGCGGCGCAAGCTGGGTCGCCTATCAGGAACAGCTCGATCGGATGCTCGAACCCTATGGTGCGGCGGCCTTCGCCAAGGCGGCGATCCGGTGCGGCGATCATGTGCTCGATATCGGTTGCGGTGCCGGCGAAAGCACGCTGGCGATCGCGTGGGAGACGGGGCCGACCGGCCGCGCGCTGGGCATCGACATATCCGAGCCGCTGATCCGCCGCGCGCGCGAACGCGTGTGGGATACGATGTCGCAGGCCGAGTTCCGGATTGCGGATGCGAGCAATGCGCCGCTGCCGGTGGCGGGGTTCGATTGCCTGTTCTCGCGCTTCGGGGTGATGTTCTTCGACGATCCGGTCGCCGCCTTCACCCATCTGCGCACCACGTTGAAGCCCGGCGGACGGATCGTCTTCGCCTGCTGGCGCGGGGCGGCGGAGAATGACTGGGCGACGTTGCCGCTGCAGGCGATCGAGGGGATCGTGCCGCCCCCGGCCAAGCCATCGCCCGCAGCACCCGGCCCGTTCTCCTTCGGCGATCCCGATCGGGTGCGCGACATATTGGCTAAGGCGGGTTTCGGCGGAATCGATATCGAGCCGGTCGATCATCCCGTCGTCTTCGGCGAAGGCGCGACCGGGGCCGCGGCGGTCGACGACGCGCTCGACCGCGCCTTTGCGGTGGGGCCGCTGCGCCGCGCGCTGGCGGGGCAACCCGATCTGGTGGTGGTGAAGGCAGCCGCCGCCGTCCACGCCGCCTTCACGCGCAAGCTGGTCGACAATCGGGTGCTGATTGACGGAGCGGGCTGGATCGTCTCCGCGCGCAACCGGGCACACTAA